A window of Gadus chalcogrammus isolate NIFS_2021 chromosome 2, NIFS_Gcha_1.0, whole genome shotgun sequence genomic DNA:
AGCTCCAACCTGCTTGGTTttgctcccctcctctcctctcatcttccatcctctcctctactcctcctctctgtccctctcctctcctctcctctcttctccacctcctctcatctactcctcctctcctctcctctacctctcattaccctctcttctcccctccttttCTCCCCTCACTTTTTAAAGGGCTACCCCTCCGCAAGTCCTCTGGTACCTGACTCTGTCAAGGGTTTAGACTGTTATGAGCCCAGGTGCACCCTGGGTAACCGGACACCATGGAGGCAAGGTTGAGGTGATACACAAGGTATCTCGTTAGCCAAGAAATGAACTATGGGGGGCAGTGTGGGGTTACTGCAGCATGTGTCCGATGGCACCTTGTCAGGGAGCTGCTGGGGGCTCAGTGGTGGGAGTCAGATCATAGGGTTGCTTTTAGCGTCTCTTCAATTCCCACATCAACAATCAGTACTTTGTTTTATTGTGACAATACCTGACAGGGCCATCTACTGTTGATTAtgattgtgtattgtgtgtgtgtgtgtgtgtgtgtgtgtgtgtgtgtgtgtatgtgtgcgcgcgtgttggCGTTAATTTGTGCCAGCGGATCGTTTCATCTAAGACATGACTAGCCTGTAATCTAATCTTATCGCTGGCACCACACAACGGCTGTGTTTACTCagtggttggagggggggggtgtctacAAATCATTCTTTGTTGGTAGTAATTTGCGCAGTTTACACTCCAATTTACGCAATTTACACTCCAAACTGAAATTAAATCGAACTCTCcatgtaaataaaatacactttTCTGAGTTTGTAAAGAAAGACCCCAAGACCTCAGATTAAAGAACCGAAATAATGAAGCCCTTAGGGAAGAAATTATTTCAAGTTGTACGAGAAGCGGCTATAAACTGACCAATCAAGGACCCTTTATGCAAAGTGAAGGTCAATTTACAAAATACTGCTGCATTTCCGTGTTCTAGAGCCTTCCTTATTGCCACAGAGCAGCACATGACAGACGTTTACTAGTTAAGATTTACTTGACGTTGTATGGGCACACTGCAGCCATTTTGGGCCTGCGTGTATCACCCGTGTGAGTCTCATATGGATATAATGCAGTAACGTGGGTCTATGTGCGTCGGCAGCAGCCATGCAAATGCAGCATatttgagggagggaggaggcgagaTGGAGCAGCGGTGTTGGGCGACGGCAcgttcacacatgcacgcacgcgtaCGCACGCTAGCACTCaaaaacgcacgcacgcgcacacacatgcacacacaaatacaaacacatgcaaaaacgCGCTCTGAGCCgagcggtgtgtatgtgtgtgtgtgtgtgtgtgtgtgtgtgtgtgtgtgtgtgtgtgtgtgtgtgtgtgtgtgtgtgtgtgtgtgtgtgtgtgtgtgtgagagagtgtgtacacgtgtgtgcgtgtagcagATCCACTGCGCGTGAGAGGGAGCGTGCATGCATTCGAGTGTGTATTACGAGTCACTTCGCTTCTCGTTCCACTAATTTACCAGAAGAGGAGGCaggagagcgagaagagagagaaagagggtgagaggaggaacagagctctacatcagagagagagagagagagagagagagagagagagagagagagagagagagagagagagagagagagagagagagcgagagagcgagagagagcgcgaaaCAGAGAGAGTTACatgggagagcaagagagactgCAGCTTGGTTTCTGATTCGTGCGAACACGCTGCGCAGACATAACAGAGGAGCGTTACACACATAGCTGAACAGAGAAGACAAGCGGGGAACACCGAGCCGTGACTGCTGGCTCCAACGCCGCGACACCATCTCAACGGAGACACCTAgcctactttttttttgttgatcctCCTTACTGGTCCATATTTTTTTTGTGATCGTATTCCCAGTGCGCTGTGATCGTGGAGAGACGGAAGGAAATTCGGTACGGTCCTCAACTCGGGACACCCGCACTGTTTTCAGCACTGCACTGcattgcactgcactgcacaTCNNNNNNNNNNNNNNNNNNNNNNNNNNNNNNNNNNNNNNNNNNNNNNNNNNNNNNNNNNNNNNNNNNNNNNNNNNNNNNNNNNNNNNNNNNNNNNNNNNNNgcccccccccccccctcaaggtAAACCTTTTCTAGATGGACCTGGTGTGGGGTGTGGGTTTTCTACCCTGCAGGAATCTAATGTGGTCTTGGCTGGTGGCCTGGGTGTCCATCAGGGCCCTCCTCTCCACCAGCTGGCCTAGCTCCGCCTCCAAGCGGCTCACCAGCCCCTCCCCGTGGGTCATCACGGCGTCCCTCTTGGTCTGCATCCTGCCCAGCAGGAGTGCCCGGATGCTCTCCATGGACTCGGACAGCTCAGAGAGGAGCTGCTCCACCTCTGCCTGTTCTCCGTTGGCGTAGTTCTGCGATTGACAAGCGGCCATTCATAAGGACTCAAGCTCACACAGGCTAGAAACAATGGATGCCCGATAGCTTGCATGTAAGACGCCATGGCTGGTATCATGATAGCGGGGCAAGATCGTCTAgtctaggcaaggcaaggcaaggcaggcaactttatttatatagcacttttcgtacacaaggcagactcaaagtgcttcacaaagTGGTTAGGGAGTTTTACTCACAAGCCGGAAGGTAGTAGATTCTAAGAATAAATAATCCACCATGACAATGAGATATTCAGTCTTTTAAAGACATATTTAGCCTGACATAGCTAGACCAATTCGCCAAGTGCATTAGTCTACAACCTCAGTTAGCTTTCTGATTACCAAGAGGCATAATCAAGCCAACCAAAAGGCCCCTGGATCGACCTGCACCCGATCAGAGCAACGAAATGGTGACATATAATCGCCAACCATCTCAACGGTGTTCCCATACGGGCCGTCCTCTACCCGGTCAAAGTCTGCGGGAAATGTGTCTGAGAAGGAGGGGGGCTAGACTCATATGCCAGAGCAAATCAAATACGCGCTTGCAGATTCTTCTGGTTACCAGTCCAATACATATTGTCTACTGAAGGTAAGGAAGGAGAGTGCGCCCTACCGTGACGACATGGAGCTGCTGTTTCAGCCCCATAAGACGAAGATTCTTCCCCTCAATGCGGTTCACTATCTCCAACTCGGACCTGGATAACAGTTTCTAGATAAAGAGGTAGATGGACAGGCGGACGGATGAATGGAGAGAACCATAGTCTGGCAAGTGTTATCTGCCATTTCACACCATCAATTGACTACTGCAGCAATACTATAAACAAAATaagatacaacaacaacaagacaatAATAAGAGCATTAAAAATACTAAAGATTAATCTAAAACACTATAAATGATTGTAATAATTGAAATTGGTATACATTGAAAATAGTAATTCTTCATCCATCTTCATAAACATTCTTGACAATATATGGCACTATACATTGTTGGCCTTTATGCATGCATAAGTGTCAAAGTGACTAAGGTATCCATTACATGCAACAATGTTTAAACtataaattattaaatattacGCCTTTATACACCCTATTCTCCTTCACATTCACTtgcattcttttattttctcgctccctctcccacctGTTTGTGAAGTCTCTCCGTCTGAACGGAGACCGTCTGGTGAGTGCGATGCTCCCCCAAGACACAGATCCCACAAACACAGCTCTGGCACGTCCTACAGTACACCTGATGTTACAAGGTCAAAAAAAGGGGATTTAATTAAGTCGACATTGTAGGGAAACAAAAAAGCACCAACATATAAAGGAAATTTGCTTTGCGATCCATTTCATTCAAATGAATTTCAGTGGGTTTCTACTTTTGAAAAACAACCATAAATTGCACTAGAAACACGTGGAGTGGGGTTGTGATCGTGTGTAGTGTCTTGTACGTAGGTCACGTCAGTAGTTTAACATTTTGCGATGGCTTTGCCCCACCCAATGATGAACACAGAGCTTCAATCGCATTCAGAACCAGAACCCAGGCGCTTTGCATCATCGGGATTGATCTTTTCTGCCGAGTAACCTCTCGCGGGGCACCGTTGTCTCTGTCCGTCCTCACCTCCAGCAGGTGCTTGTGTTCGGCGCAAGTGCGTCCACGCAGCGCCTCCTGGGGGTCCAGCAGGCTGTGGGAGGCGTAGAACGCAGACGTCAGATGCGGCTGCACGTGCTCATCGCAGTAGGCCGCCGTGCACACGAGGCACGAGCTCACGGCCGCCCGCTTCACCCCGGTGCAAATGTCACAATTGACCAGCGCGCCCGGGTCCGGTGGCGCAAACGGGTTAGTGGCAGCGTAGGCGCACGTCCCCGCTTGCTCTTCATGTCCGCCGGCGGCCGTGGGCAGCCCCTTCTGTAGCGGCGTTCCGTAACGGGAGTGCTTGTATTTATCCGCGATGAGGGCAAACACTCTGTTGATGTTGAGGAGGGGCCGCTCATCAAACTGTCTTTTGCAGAGTGGACAGCTGCACACGCGACTGGAGGCCCAGTACCCCCCGATGCAGGcctggggaaggagagagggagccatgTGACGTGGCAGGATTACAACATCGGGGAGCTGACCACATCACCTAACCACAGCCCATTGCTACTGAATGGTGTCTAATGGCACACTAGAAGTGTGGGTTTAAGTAATTGACCTCACTGTTAAACAACAattattcataaaataaaattattgtTCCTTATGACAATCGCAAAGAACTGCCGACACCCTCATTTGAAGTTATAAATGATTCTAGCCTAGATCCTTTGCCTCCAGAGCAGTAGCAACGGTCAGTCTTCTGTTGAGTGTCCATCAAATATCATTGCACATATTTGATTCTCATGCTAAGGCGGGAATATGAAAACCAGAAACTAGTTACAGAACTACTGCCAGCTCCCAACATCTCACTAGAAGCAGTAATAATTTAATTTCATACTCTTTAGCAACTTAGCAAACACTTTATTCAAGAGAAAGGCATGGAGACCTAACCCACTGCTTTGGCTGAGAGTCAAACACCCTCACCCACAACATCTGACTTCCCCTCTGCAGCCACTTCACGTCGATGAGTGGTCTTCATCCACCGGGAGCAGCGGTAGGCCTACCTGGCAGAAGTTATGTCCGCAGGGTGTGGAGACGGGGTCGGTGAACACATCCAGGCAAATGGAGCAGGTCAACTCTTGCTCCGAGAAAATGTCCAGGCTTGGATCTGTTGGTGCCTCTGCCATCTGAGCTGCTGCCTTGAACTATAGAGATAatctaaaaacaacaaaaaacatttgaggAATAAATATAGGATAACGAAATATAGAATAACTTTTATCAAGTTATTTTTGGAAAATGACTTACAATGACTGACATTAACTTTAGGGCCATACGGTTTAAACAAATTATGAGTTGTGAAATAGTGTTGTTATTTCCATACATTATACCACCAGCATTGTGCATATTATGTGCCCAAATAGTATTTTTGACATTTACTAACATTAAACTATTATCAGGTTATTGGCCATTTACCGGTATGGCCTACTTGGATATAGTCAACTGCCAACTGAAACAACAAAGGTTAAAAAGGCTGTTACACTAGAAGTATTAAATCATTTGATTAAGGTTCTAATTAATTAGATTCAATTAAGATGGTATGCAATATCATACTCATCATATTCCAGTGTTTTCcctgaaataaaacaaaagaaagacaTAACCATTCCTAATACTACAACCATCTTAGCTCGAAATATAAATCCAAAGAGTTTTGCTGTGATCATTTAATTCAAGTTGCTTCCTTTttcctaaaaataaaaaaagtatttacGGTTATGAATTGTTAGGCCTATTATAAAAAATACTTGCTGGAAACGCCTGAAACTCAGGCGTGGCAACATTCCACCTGGAATTTTACTGCAACATGCAAACGAATGGAGCACATAAGGACTATTAAAACCGGCTACTCAGCGTGACACAGCACCATTGTAGGCccacgaccaaaaaaaaaaaagctaaaggTTGAGTTTCTTTTCTACCATTGATTTTGATGCTATCAATGGGCTACCTGAAATACCAAAAAGCCTACGATGAGAGAGTGAACCAAAGTTTGTAAAGTTAATGTCGGTTCTAAACTTGAGTGGCACACATGCTGTGTATTCCATCAATTTGCAAATGGTACATTTAAAGGCAGACATGATTCTTTTAATTTGTTAAATAGCAtcttactagtgtgtgtgttttcttcttttttttttactacaacCAGCACGTTGTGTGGTTAGTGTGTTTCAAACAAAGTCCAATCAAACTATTCCAATTTATCACTGCGCTAGGATTGGGTGCCACAGTTATACGCCTCACTTGTTTATGTCGGTTTTTTGCAAAAATAACTCCTTACTATTTGGATTGGGTCGTCCGTTCCGTTGTAAACATGTCGACTGTGCATGGCCAAACCCAGCTGCGCCCAATTAGCCATGGAGTTGGATAAGTTGGAGCGATTGTGTAGTACgggcgtgcgcgtgcgcgtgcgcgcgcgcgcgagagagagagagagagagagagagagagagagagagagagagagagtgtgtgtgtctgtccgtcagcaTCCGCCGGGTTGGACAGTGTGctcctttgtgtatgtgttcaatgtacatctgtctggtcgaatttgcggtagattgatggttatataatgtcacaccacgatcggttatatttgcaggcactcatttgcaaatgcactgattgctGTCCGATAGGCTGTTTGcccatagctagcattatgccttctgtttctagatcttctgactaagtttaccgGTACTTATGACATACCTAATCGCTttcactagatataaagaaaacgttgactttcactcggtgctattcactgacagtaaaaaataaataaaagtgtctgTATGCACTGTAAAagttattgtatgcactgctgttcgTTGACTAACTCCAGCGCTAGTTGCTggttgctaaatgatagcaactttccactcattctcctctgaccattcATTTAATTGGCTTAGACCGCCATCAGTTCTTCTCagcaattcctcattcgccctctcacgtctgacaggttcaAAATTACactgctgtgggccatcatacatgttatttgtggttcttgccacttctcacgccatagttctagtactaggctgaggctacttcaaccacgtctccccaacgtgacgtcatgtaATTGGATAATGCCCTGCTCAGTAGCACCTTAAACTACAGTCCCCATCAAGGCTCATCTGCTCACTGACTTACATTATCCTCCACCGATTAACCCTATAGTCTGAGGGGATCAAGTAAAGGACAAGAAAGAAAGTTTTGAAGGAGCAGGTccttctccacacacactctgccacCTATAGTAAGTCTGTTATCATCTTTTCACACTTTGATAGCATGGACAACAAAAGCGTCATCTGGTTCGTCTGAAGCAATTTATCTCGAAAAGCAGAAGTCTGGGATTTTCTAGTTGATTTACGGGACCCATATTTCGTCTGTACTAGACTGTTCCACCTGCCCTATGACATACTTCTTTACACATGCTGCTCCATCAGAGACCACATTGTTGCTGGAGGAAATAAATACTGCGCCTGTGCATTccggtgttgtgtcgagatctgtttccccgtcgagatgtgtttcccctagtcccagataatgactgtcaggattcgttccccctgttctaaatggtcaaattgaatgatatcagcctgaaaatcacagcacctatctgttgtggggaaataagtcagcagtatgaatttgaaagatgtgtgagcctcctttcctatggaacagagggggaacagtatctgacagtaatattccaagctgtcaggatgcgttccccctgttctaaatggtcaaattgaatgatatcagcctgaaaatcacagcacttatctcttgtggggaaataagtcagcagtatgaatttgaaagatgtgtgagcctcctttcctatggaacagagggccttttcgggtaatttcggacgggggcggggactaggggaaacacatctcgacggggaaacagatctcgaaACAACACCTGTTGACTTGTGACCAGCTTGTTGTTTAGAGGCTCTTTTGGAAGTGTTGAGGTTATGGATTAGTGCAATGAGCCCTGATGGGTGATGAGAAACCTATACATCTTGCGAGGCTAAATTGAGGATGGACAGTAAGAAAGGAACAGTATGGGACCCCACAGAACCGTATGGAATAGGGGAGGACACAAAAGCATTTGACTGTTTTTATTGAACAGTATCGAACGGTATTATGTAAAAAAGTAAGAAACAGCATCAAACCATATTGGACACTGGCAATGCAGCATCCTTTAGCACAGTGAAGAACAGTGTAGGGCCTATACAACAGTAATTAAATGTGTGGGACCCTATCATTAAAGAACAGCATGAAACAGTATAGAAACAAATCTAAAAGTAAATAACCGTATGGAGCAGAGAGGTACCCTCTACAACTGTAGATAACTAGTAGAGTAGTAGTAGAGTACATAACAATAACGTCTGTTGTAATCTTTTGTAAAGTGTTGCTGAAAGGTATACATTGGCAAACTATTTTGAGGGATGAACCCCTAAGCA
This region includes:
- the LOC130401925 gene encoding E3 ubiquitin/ISG15 ligase TRIM25-like gives rise to the protein MAEAPTDPSLDIFSEQELTCSICLDVFTDPVSTPCGHNFCQACIGGYWASSRVCSCPLCKRQFDERPLLNINRVFALIADKYKHSRYGTPLQKGLPTAAGGHEEQAGTCAYAATNPFAPPDPGALVNCDICTGVKRAAVSSCLVCTAAYCDEHVQPHLTSAFYASHSLLDPQEALRGRTCAEHKHLLEVYCRTCQSCVCGICVLGEHRTHQTVSVQTERLHKQKLLSRSELEIVNRIEGKNLRLMGLKQQLHVVTNYANGEQAEVEQLLSELSESMESIRALLLGRMQTKRDAVMTHGEGLVSRLEAELGQLVERRALMDTQATSQDHIRFLQGRKPTPHTRSI